A genomic window from Caldicellulosiruptor kronotskyensis 2002 includes:
- a CDS encoding cellulase family glycosylhydrolase has translation MRKIILKFCALMMVVILIVSILQILPVFAQSIPYEKEKYPHLLGNQVVKKPSVAGRLQIIEKDGKKYLADQKGEIIQLRGMSTHGLQWYGDIINKNAFEALSKDWECNVIRLAMYVGEGGYASNPSIKEKVIEGIKLAIEKDMYVIVDWHVLNPGDPNAEIYKGAKDFFKEIAISFPNDYHIIYELCNEPNPNEPGVENSLDGWKKVKAYAQPIIKMLRSLGNQNIIIVGSPNWSQRPDFAIQDPINDKNVMYSVHFYSGTHKVDGYVFENMKNAFENGVPIFVSEWGTSLASGDGGPYLDEADKWLEYLNSNYISWVNWSLSNKNETSAAFVPYINGMHDATPLDPGDDKVWDIEELSISGEYVRARIKGIAYQPIKRDNKIKERKSAPLGEKVLPSTFEDDTRQGWDWDGPSGVKGPITIESANGSKALSFDVEYPEKKPQDGWATAARLILKDINVERGDNKYLAFDFYLKPDRALKGMIQIFLAFSPPSLGYWAQVQDSFNIDLAKLSSAKKIEDRIYKFNVFFDLDKIQDNKVLSPDTLLRDIIVVIADGNSDFKGKMYIDNVRFTNILFEDINFENSLYDVIDKLYSKGIIKGISVFKYLPDKTITRAEFAALCVRALNLKIEKYDGRFSDVKSGNWYSDVVYTAYKNKLFEIKENKFFPENILKREEAVALAIEVYKRLTGKIEVNTDDVPIADEKLINPQYRESVKLAIKLGIVDLYSDGTFEPNKSVSRGEVATIFYNLLNLAGKL, from the coding sequence ATGAGGAAAATTATTTTAAAGTTTTGTGCACTCATGATGGTAGTGATTTTGATTGTTTCTATTTTACAAATTTTACCTGTTTTTGCCCAGAGCATACCGTATGAAAAGGAAAAATATCCACATCTTCTTGGCAATCAGGTAGTTAAAAAACCATCGGTTGCCGGCAGACTGCAGATTATTGAAAAGGACGGAAAAAAGTATTTAGCTGACCAGAAAGGAGAAATAATTCAGCTTCGTGGTATGAGTACACATGGACTTCAGTGGTATGGTGATATTATAAACAAAAATGCATTTGAAGCTCTTTCAAAAGATTGGGAGTGCAACGTTATAAGGCTTGCGATGTATGTGGGTGAAGGCGGCTATGCTTCAAATCCAAGTATTAAAGAAAAAGTTATAGAAGGGATTAAGCTTGCTATTGAGAAAGACATGTATGTAATTGTTGACTGGCATGTATTAAATCCCGGCGACCCGAATGCTGAAATTTATAAAGGGGCAAAAGACTTTTTCAAAGAGATAGCTATAAGTTTTCCCAATGACTATCACATAATATATGAACTTTGCAATGAACCAAATCCAAATGAACCGGGAGTAGAAAATAGCTTGGATGGCTGGAAAAAAGTAAAGGCTTATGCACAGCCCATCATAAAAATGCTCAGAAGTTTGGGGAATCAGAACATTATAATTGTAGGTTCGCCAAACTGGAGTCAGAGACCTGACTTTGCAATTCAAGACCCTATAAATGATAAAAATGTTATGTATTCAGTTCATTTTTACTCTGGAACTCACAAAGTTGATGGATATGTTTTTGAAAACATGAAAAATGCATTTGAAAATGGCGTGCCAATTTTCGTGAGTGAATGGGGAACAAGTTTGGCAAGCGGTGATGGTGGACCGTATCTTGATGAAGCAGATAAGTGGCTTGAATATTTAAATTCAAACTATATTAGCTGGGTGAACTGGTCACTGTCAAACAAAAATGAGACATCAGCTGCTTTTGTTCCATATATAAATGGTATGCATGATGCCACACCACTTGACCCTGGTGATGATAAGGTGTGGGACATAGAAGAGCTTAGTATTTCTGGAGAGTATGTGAGGGCAAGGATAAAAGGAATTGCTTATCAGCCAATTAAGAGAGATAACAAAATAAAAGAAAGAAAAAGTGCACCTTTAGGCGAAAAAGTCTTACCATCCACGTTTGAAGATGACACTCGTCAGGGCTGGGACTGGGATGGACCATCTGGTGTGAAAGGTCCTATTACCATCGAAAGTGCGAATGGTTCAAAAGCGCTATCTTTTGATGTTGAGTATCCAGAGAAAAAACCACAAGATGGCTGGGCAACAGCTGCAAGGCTTATACTTAAAGACATAAATGTAGAAAGGGGAGATAATAAATATTTGGCTTTTGATTTTTATTTGAAACCAGATAGGGCTTTAAAAGGTATGATTCAGATATTTTTAGCTTTTTCACCGCCTTCCTTAGGTTACTGGGCTCAGGTACAAGACAGTTTTAATATTGACCTTGCAAAACTGTCAAGTGCAAAAAAGATAGAAGACCGAATTTATAAATTCAATGTATTTTTTGACTTAGACAAGATACAAGATAATAAAGTACTGAGTCCAGACACACTCTTGAGAGATATAATAGTAGTCATAGCAGATGGCAATAGCGATTTTAAGGGGAAAATGTATATAGATAATGTTAGATTTACCAATATCCTTTTTGAGGATATCAATTTTGAAAATAGCCTTTATGATGTTATCGACAAGCTTTATTCTAAAGGAATCATAAAAGGAATTTCAGTATTTAAGTACTTGCCAGATAAAACCATTACAAGGGCTGAATTTGCTGCACTTTGTGTCAGGGCACTGAACCTGAAAATTGAAAAATACGATGGTAGATTTTCTGATGTGAAAAGCGGCAACTGGTATTCAGATGTAGTTTATACGGCGTATAAAAACAAATTGTTTGAAATAAAAGAGAATAAATTCTTTCCTGAAAATATTTTAAAAAGAGAAGAAGCAGTAGCTTTGGCAATTGAAGTGTATAAAAGATTGACTGGTAAGATAGAAGTTAATACAGACGATGTTCCAATTGCTGATGAAAAACTTATAAATCCTCAATACAGAGAAAGCGTGAAGTTAGCAATTAAGCTCGGTATTGTTGACCTGTATTCAGACGGAACATTTGAACCAAATAAGAGCGTTTCAAGAGGGGAGGTGGCAACAATTTTCTATAATCTCTTGAACTTAGCAGGCAAGCTATGA
- a CDS encoding UPF0175 family protein has translation MQKIININLPLEIFLALREDENKLSSEIKKLIAVKYFKEKRLSLGQAAELAGMSIAEFIQLLSEQNISVFNFDCFEEIKEDVKNA, from the coding sequence ATGCAGAAAATCATTAATATAAACTTACCATTAGAAATCTTTTTAGCTTTGCGAGAAGATGAAAACAAACTTTCAAGTGAAATAAAAAAACTTATAGCTGTCAAATACTTTAAAGAAAAAAGACTGTCCCTTGGTCAAGCAGCAGAACTCGCCGGTATGAGTATTGCAGAATTTATTCAATTACTATCCGAGCAAAATATTTCTGTATTTAACTTTGATTGCTTTGAAGAAATTAAAGAGGATGTAAAAAATGCTTAA
- the hisS gene encoding histidine--tRNA ligase: protein MKIQAPKGTKDVLPEESYMWQYVENKFREICKLYGYQEVRFPTFEYTELFQRGVGDTTDIVQKEMYTFLDKGGRSITLRPEGTASTARLFIEHGFASRPMPQRFYYIISAFRYENTQGGRFREFHQFGIENFGSSSPVTDAEVISLAYNFFASLGLDNITVNINSIGCPVCRKEYVKNLKEYFSANSQKLCHTCHQRLDKNPMRILDCKEEDCKLIAKDAPKPIDYLCDDCKSHFESVKTYLDSAMVSYKVDPYIVRGLDYYTKTVFEIVATVSDKELAICGGGRYDNLIEQIGGNSTPGIGFAIGVERLLMLLEQNGLLPARSQVPRVFVATIGENGIKKAFEIARMLRFEGISTVVEEMGRSLKSQMKYADKIGCEFSIIIGDDEIEKGVCKVRNMKTSSEEIVEIENICEYLKEKLQK from the coding sequence ATGAAAATCCAAGCACCAAAAGGAACAAAGGATGTGCTACCAGAAGAAAGTTATATGTGGCAATATGTTGAGAATAAATTCAGAGAGATTTGCAAGCTTTATGGATATCAGGAAGTTAGGTTTCCTACATTTGAGTACACAGAACTTTTCCAAAGAGGTGTGGGCGATACTACTGATATTGTCCAAAAAGAGATGTATACCTTTTTGGACAAGGGTGGAAGGAGCATCACTTTAAGACCAGAAGGAACAGCATCCACAGCAAGATTGTTCATCGAGCATGGTTTTGCGTCACGTCCGATGCCACAGAGGTTTTACTACATTATTTCAGCTTTCAGGTATGAAAATACTCAAGGCGGAAGGTTTAGAGAGTTTCACCAGTTTGGAATTGAGAATTTTGGTTCTTCTTCTCCTGTAACAGATGCAGAGGTAATTTCACTTGCATACAATTTCTTTGCAAGCCTTGGGCTTGACAATATTACTGTGAATATCAACAGCATAGGATGTCCTGTATGCAGAAAAGAATATGTGAAAAATTTAAAAGAGTATTTTTCGGCAAATTCTCAAAAGCTCTGTCATACATGCCACCAAAGGCTTGACAAAAATCCTATGAGAATTTTGGATTGTAAAGAAGAGGATTGCAAGCTGATTGCAAAAGACGCACCAAAACCAATAGATTATCTTTGTGATGATTGTAAAAGCCATTTTGAAAGTGTGAAAACTTACTTAGATTCAGCTATGGTTTCATACAAGGTTGACCCATATATTGTTCGCGGCTTGGACTACTACACAAAAACAGTTTTTGAGATTGTTGCCACTGTCTCTGATAAAGAGCTTGCAATTTGCGGCGGTGGAAGGTACGACAACTTAATAGAGCAGATAGGAGGAAATTCCACTCCAGGAATTGGTTTTGCAATTGGCGTTGAGAGACTTTTAATGCTGCTTGAGCAAAATGGTCTTCTTCCTGCAAGATCGCAGGTGCCGAGAGTGTTTGTGGCAACAATAGGGGAAAATGGTATCAAAAAAGCTTTTGAGATTGCAAGGATGCTTAGGTTTGAAGGAATTTCAACCGTAGTTGAAGAGATGGGAAGAAGCTTAAAATCTCAGATGAAATATGCTGATAAGATTGGCTGCGAGTTTTCTATAATTATTGGCGATGATGAGATTGAAAAGGGTGTTTGCAAAGTTAGAAATATGAAGACATCTTCGGAGGAAATAGTAGAAATAGAAAATATTTGCGAGTATTTAAAAGAAAAACTTCAAAAATAA
- the aspS gene encoding aspartate--tRNA ligase, translated as MGVEGIKGFKRTKYCAEVSLDDVGKEVVLTGWVDTRRDLGGIIFVDLRDRTGIVQVVFDEKMGEELLDKADSLRSEYCIGVRGIVEKRPPETVNPKIKTGEIEVRATELRIFNKSETPPFPIEEGINVNEAVRLKYRYLDLRRPDMQRNLMFRHKLYQVVRNFLSQNGFIEIETPMLTKSTPEGARDYLVPSRIFPGKFFALPQSPQLFKQLLMVAGFDRYFQIVKCFRDEDLRADRQPEFTQIDIEMSFVDVDDVIEINEKLLQTIFREMLGIDLKLPLPRLTYKEAMERFGSDKPDTRFGMELVDITDIVKNCEFKVFADAANKGGSVRAINAKGCAATFSRREIDALVEFAKNFKAKGLAWIAVESDGLKSPIVKFLKEEEINEILKRLGAEVGDLLLFSADKNEIVFDVLGNLRLEIARKLNLLDKSKFNLLWVTEFPLFEYSEEEGRFVAKHHPFTSPMDEDLEFLETDPTKVRSKAYDIVLNGTEIGGGSIRIHSPELQKRMFKALGFTEERAQDRFGFLLEAFKYGTPPHGGIAYGFDRLCMLLLGLDSIRDTIAFPKVKDSSCPLTDAPSEVEPKQLRELHIKVDVVK; from the coding sequence ATGGGTGTGGAAGGTATTAAAGGGTTTAAACGAACAAAATACTGTGCAGAAGTATCACTTGATGATGTTGGAAAAGAGGTTGTATTAACAGGTTGGGTTGATACAAGACGCGATCTTGGTGGGATAATATTTGTTGATTTGAGGGACAGAACAGGTATTGTACAGGTTGTATTTGATGAGAAGATGGGAGAAGAACTTTTAGACAAGGCCGACTCATTAAGGTCCGAATACTGTATCGGCGTTAGGGGTATTGTGGAGAAAAGACCACCTGAGACAGTAAACCCTAAAATAAAAACAGGAGAGATAGAAGTAAGAGCAACAGAACTGAGGATATTTAACAAGTCTGAAACACCCCCTTTTCCAATTGAAGAGGGAATAAATGTAAATGAAGCAGTAAGGCTAAAATACAGGTATTTGGATTTAAGAAGACCTGATATGCAGAGGAATTTGATGTTCAGACACAAGCTCTATCAGGTTGTGCGAAATTTTCTTTCTCAAAATGGGTTTATAGAGATAGAAACACCCATGCTCACAAAATCCACTCCAGAAGGTGCAAGAGACTACTTAGTTCCAAGCAGAATATTTCCGGGAAAATTTTTTGCACTCCCACAATCACCGCAGCTTTTTAAACAGCTTTTGATGGTTGCAGGGTTTGACAGATATTTTCAGATTGTAAAATGTTTTAGAGATGAAGACCTGCGAGCAGACAGGCAGCCTGAGTTTACCCAGATTGACATTGAGATGTCGTTTGTTGATGTTGACGATGTTATCGAGATAAACGAAAAGTTATTGCAGACTATATTCAGAGAGATGCTTGGGATAGATCTTAAGTTGCCTCTTCCAAGGCTTACCTACAAAGAAGCAATGGAAAGGTTTGGCTCAGATAAACCAGATACACGATTTGGAATGGAGCTTGTTGATATTACTGACATTGTCAAAAATTGCGAGTTTAAAGTATTTGCTGATGCTGCGAACAAGGGTGGATCGGTGAGAGCAATCAATGCAAAGGGTTGTGCAGCTACATTTTCAAGGCGTGAGATTGATGCGCTTGTTGAGTTTGCAAAAAACTTTAAAGCAAAAGGTCTTGCATGGATCGCAGTTGAAAGTGATGGTCTGAAGTCCCCTATTGTCAAGTTTTTAAAAGAAGAGGAGATAAATGAAATTCTAAAGAGACTTGGAGCAGAGGTTGGAGATTTGCTACTATTTTCTGCTGACAAGAATGAAATTGTTTTTGATGTTCTTGGGAACTTGAGACTTGAGATAGCAAGAAAGCTAAATCTTCTTGATAAGTCAAAATTTAATCTTCTCTGGGTAACAGAATTTCCTCTTTTTGAGTATTCAGAAGAAGAGGGCAGGTTTGTTGCAAAACACCATCCGTTTACATCGCCAATGGATGAAGATTTAGAATTTTTAGAGACAGATCCGACGAAAGTAAGATCAAAGGCTTATGATATTGTATTAAACGGAACAGAAATTGGTGGTGGTTCTATTAGAATTCATTCACCTGAGCTTCAAAAGAGAATGTTCAAAGCCCTTGGATTTACAGAGGAAAGGGCACAGGACAGGTTTGGCTTTTTGCTTGAAGCTTTCAAGTATGGTACACCACCGCATGGTGGTATAGCTTATGGATTTGATAGGCTTTGCATGCTTCTTTTAGGTTTAGATTCTATCAGAGATACAATTGCCTTCCCGAAGGTGAAAGATTCGTCATGCCCGTTGACTGATGCGCCCTCTGAGGTTGAACCAAAACAGCTTCGAGAACTTCACATCAAGGTTGATGTTGTAAAATAA
- a CDS encoding cation diffusion facilitator family transporter, protein MEKQGAALLSVFSNTALVLFKLIAGSIMGSVSVISEAIHSGIDLLASLVAYFSIKQARKPADSDHPFGHGKFENVSGAFEAILIFLAAAMIIYEAIKKIVKGGEVEKIEAGLLVMLISAVVNLFISSKLFKIAKKTDSVALEADAWHLFTDVFTSFGVFLGLVAIKLTHVYIIDPIIAIIVALMIIKASVDLTKKALCDLVDKSLPQSEIEIIENIIRKYSQVTSFHKLRTRKSGDRREIDVHIRMENSTTLIDAHNLCNQIENDIKSALPNSYITIHIEPEEEE, encoded by the coding sequence ATGGAAAAGCAAGGTGCAGCACTTTTGTCAGTTTTTTCTAATACAGCCTTGGTTTTATTCAAACTTATTGCAGGTAGCATTATGGGTTCTGTGTCTGTTATATCAGAGGCAATTCACTCTGGCATTGACCTTTTAGCAAGCTTGGTTGCATATTTTTCCATCAAACAGGCAAGAAAACCAGCAGACAGTGACCATCCTTTTGGTCATGGTAAGTTTGAAAATGTCTCTGGTGCATTTGAAGCGATATTAATATTTTTAGCAGCAGCTATGATTATTTATGAGGCAATAAAAAAGATTGTAAAGGGTGGAGAAGTTGAGAAAATAGAAGCAGGGCTTTTGGTTATGCTAATCTCAGCCGTTGTAAACCTTTTTATATCCTCAAAACTCTTTAAAATAGCTAAAAAAACAGATTCTGTGGCTTTGGAAGCAGATGCTTGGCATCTTTTCACAGATGTGTTTACCTCATTTGGAGTATTCTTAGGGCTTGTTGCAATAAAACTTACACATGTGTACATTATAGACCCGATAATTGCTATCATTGTTGCCCTGATGATAATAAAAGCTTCTGTTGATTTGACTAAAAAAGCTCTCTGTGACCTTGTTGACAAGAGTCTTCCTCAAAGCGAGATTGAGATAATTGAAAATATAATAAGAAAATACTCCCAGGTTACAAGCTTTCACAAGCTCAGAACCAGGAAAAGTGGAGACAGGCGCGAGATTGATGTTCACATTAGAATGGAAAATTCAACTACTTTAATTGACGCTCACAACCTCTGTAACCAGATAGAAAATGATATAAAATCTGCTCTGCCAAATTCGTATATAACAATCCACATTGAACCTGAGGAAGAAGAGTAG
- a CDS encoding helix-turn-helix domain-containing protein, whose translation MDFYRVGDKVISLQKIVDEVKKILDLRQKGFSQIEVAEKLKIDRSFISKLEGLGEVRKGKNIAAIGFPVKNKHEVEQVLKSYGINYYLLMTEEERNSFINSLSAAQLLNIMGEYINNFKMFDIVIAMGSDFRLNWFKAFLDCEVITIPLGKSPLKHDVEVDVEELKKILDSIVK comes from the coding sequence ATGGATTTTTACAGGGTTGGTGATAAGGTCATAAGTCTTCAAAAAATAGTGGATGAAGTCAAGAAGATATTGGACCTTCGTCAAAAAGGATTTTCGCAGATTGAGGTTGCCGAAAAGCTGAAAATAGATAGGTCTTTTATCTCAAAGCTTGAAGGACTTGGAGAAGTACGCAAGGGCAAAAATATTGCTGCAATCGGATTTCCTGTAAAAAACAAGCATGAGGTAGAGCAGGTATTGAAGAGTTACGGAATAAACTACTATCTTTTAATGACAGAAGAGGAGAGAAATAGTTTTATAAACTCCCTTTCTGCTGCTCAGCTTTTGAACATCATGGGTGAATATATAAATAATTTTAAAATGTTTGACATTGTAATTGCCATGGGTTCGGACTTTAGACTAAACTGGTTCAAAGCTTTTCTTGATTGTGAGGTCATTACAATACCTCTGGGAAAATCCCCGCTCAAACATGATGTTGAAGTTGATGTTGAAGAGCTGAAAAAAATCTTAGATTCTATTGTGAAGTAG
- a CDS encoding DUF3368 domain-containing protein, translated as MLKVVVNSTPLIALNAVNQLSILEALYKRIIVPYGVYEEVFFKAPTNKKIDLSLFDYILIERVKNAYAKELLQTSLHKGEIEVILLAQEINADLCIIDDYLARKYASLFGLKVTGTIGVLLRAKENQLIKEIKPILNDLIKNGIYISQELYEHILTLANEN; from the coding sequence ATGCTTAAGGTAGTTGTTAATTCAACTCCTTTAATTGCGCTAAATGCTGTAAATCAATTATCAATTTTGGAGGCTCTCTACAAGAGGATAATTGTGCCATATGGAGTATATGAAGAAGTATTTTTTAAAGCCCCTACAAACAAGAAAATTGATCTTTCTCTATTCGATTATATCTTAATAGAAAGAGTAAAAAACGCATATGCAAAAGAATTGCTTCAGACTTCCTTGCATAAGGGAGAAATAGAGGTAATTCTATTAGCGCAAGAAATAAATGCAGACTTATGCATCATTGATGATTATTTAGCAAGAAAATATGCCTCTCTATTTGGCCTTAAGGTTACAGGAACTATAGGTGTTTTATTAAGAGCAAAAGAAAATCAACTAATCAAGGAAATTAAACCTATTCTTAACGATTTAATTAAAAATGGAATATATATCAGTCAAGAGCTCTATGAACATATACTAACGCTTGCTAATGAGAATTAA
- the crcB gene encoding fluoride efflux transporter CrcB, protein MKNVVAIAIGAFFGAVCRFFISQLSLGSFPFTTLFINVVGSFVLCFVAEITVEHIKISTALRHMITTGFISSFTTFSTFVLEIVRFLMKGEFTAAIVYPLLSIVLGLLASIFGFELARAVSERQQKEEYEAA, encoded by the coding sequence GTGAAAAACGTTGTTGCAATTGCTATTGGAGCTTTTTTTGGTGCTGTTTGTAGATTTTTTATATCTCAGCTGAGCCTTGGCAGCTTTCCTTTTACAACACTTTTTATAAACGTTGTTGGCAGTTTTGTTTTGTGCTTTGTTGCAGAGATAACGGTAGAACACATAAAGATTTCAACCGCCTTAAGACATATGATAACAACAGGTTTTATAAGCAGCTTTACAACCTTTTCTACATTTGTACTTGAAATTGTGAGGTTTTTGATGAAAGGAGAATTTACAGCTGCGATTGTCTATCCTCTTTTATCCATTGTACTTGGGCTTTTAGCTTCAATTTTTGGCTTTGAACTTGCAAGGGCTGTTTCAGAAAGACAGCAAAAAGAGGAGTATGAGGCAGCATGA
- a CDS encoding ABC transporter permease — protein MANDQRTYRSGFLRELNKNFPLFLMALPGVVLLIAFSYLPLFGLIIAFKDVHYDVGILKSPWVGLKNFEFLFKTPDAFIITRNTLLYNFAFIVFGNLAAIATAIALSEMRSRFMAKFYQSVMFLPYFLSWVVVAYMAFAFLSIDLGILNTMVLPKLGLQPIAWYFETKPWPVILILANLWKYTGYNAVIYLAAITGIDPEYYEAALIDGASKWQQIKHITIPLLSPLVVVLVLLGIGRIFYADFGLFYQLPMNSGALYDVTNVIDTYVYRTLMGMNDIGMASAASFYQSIMGFILVLTSNLIVRRLDPEKALF, from the coding sequence ATGGCAAACGATCAGCGCACATATCGAAGCGGTTTTTTGAGAGAATTGAATAAAAACTTTCCTCTATTCTTAATGGCACTGCCGGGGGTTGTTCTTTTAATAGCATTTTCTTACTTACCTCTGTTTGGGCTTATCATAGCATTTAAAGATGTGCACTATGATGTAGGAATTCTTAAAAGCCCCTGGGTGGGTTTAAAGAATTTTGAATTTCTTTTTAAAACACCTGATGCCTTTATTATAACAAGAAATACACTTCTTTACAACTTTGCTTTTATAGTCTTTGGGAACTTGGCGGCAATTGCAACGGCTATTGCGTTGAGCGAAATGAGATCAAGATTTATGGCAAAATTTTACCAGTCAGTAATGTTTTTACCATATTTTTTGTCTTGGGTTGTTGTTGCGTATATGGCATTTGCGTTTTTGAGTATAGACTTAGGGATTTTAAATACAATGGTTCTTCCAAAACTGGGTTTACAACCAATTGCATGGTATTTTGAAACAAAACCGTGGCCGGTGATATTAATACTTGCAAATTTGTGGAAATATACTGGTTACAATGCAGTCATATATTTAGCAGCAATTACAGGAATTGATCCTGAGTATTATGAAGCAGCTTTGATTGATGGTGCATCAAAATGGCAGCAGATAAAACATATTACAATTCCGCTTTTATCACCGCTTGTTGTTGTTCTTGTTCTTTTGGGTATAGGTAGAATATTTTATGCAGACTTTGGACTTTTTTATCAGCTTCCTATGAACAGTGGTGCACTTTATGATGTTACAAATGTTATTGACACTTATGTTTATAGAACTCTTATGGGCATGAACGATATAGGAATGGCGTCTGCTGCAAGCTTTTATCAGTCGATAATGGGGTTTATTTTGGTTCTTACATCAAATCTTATTGTTCGAAGACTTGACCCAGAAAAAGCGTTGTTTTAA
- a CDS encoding phosphoribosyltransferase: MLFRDRVDAGEKLAEKLEAFKGRQDVILFAVPRGGVVVAKVIADRLKIPLDIVLAKKIGAPFNREFAIAAVDIDGDMVLNNEYVEYFSMRDEYIEHQKKRVLESLKDQLIEYRGSIKYKSLENKVAIIVDDGIATGATTKACIRFLLKLNPKKIYIATPVIAPSTLKELEKECDGIFYIVSSEPFWAVGQFYVDFSQVSEEDIKKLLS; this comes from the coding sequence ATGCTTTTTAGAGACAGGGTTGATGCTGGAGAAAAGTTAGCTGAGAAATTAGAAGCATTTAAAGGAAGACAAGATGTTATACTTTTTGCAGTTCCAAGAGGTGGGGTGGTTGTCGCAAAAGTAATTGCAGATAGGCTCAAAATCCCTTTGGATATTGTGTTGGCAAAAAAGATAGGTGCACCTTTTAACAGAGAGTTTGCTATTGCCGCTGTGGATATAGATGGGGATATGGTTTTAAATAATGAATATGTAGAATATTTCTCTATGAGAGACGAATATATAGAACACCAAAAGAAAAGAGTCTTAGAAAGCTTGAAGGACCAGCTTATTGAGTACAGGGGGTCTATCAAGTATAAAAGCTTGGAAAACAAAGTGGCAATAATAGTGGATGATGGAATTGCAACAGGTGCAACAACAAAAGCATGCATAAGGTTTCTTTTGAAACTAAATCCTAAAAAAATATACATTGCAACACCGGTGATTGCACCTTCGACTTTAAAAGAGCTGGAAAAGGAATGTGATGGTATCTTTTATATTGTAAGTAGTGAGCCATTTTGGGCAGTTGGACAGTTTTATGTTGACTTTTCACAGGTTTCTGAAGAGGATATTAAAAAACTACTAAGCTAA
- a CDS encoding response regulator yields the protein MKKVTFLIVDDSPMWRKVIRRFIEEKLNGKIIAEAKDGVEAVKLYKRFKPDVVTMDIEMPKLDGISAMEEILKFDKSATVIIISSKGEEDVVRRALLKGAKDFIVKDLEIEKWSKRFDNVIKEFEKKNSKKSVFANVKNYINRLKRQ from the coding sequence ATGAAAAAGGTGACCTTTCTTATTGTCGATGATTCTCCAATGTGGAGAAAGGTGATAAGAAGGTTCATAGAAGAAAAGCTCAATGGTAAAATAATTGCAGAGGCAAAGGATGGTGTTGAGGCTGTAAAGCTTTACAAAAGATTTAAGCCTGATGTGGTTACAATGGACATTGAGATGCCAAAACTTGATGGTATAAGTGCAATGGAAGAGATTTTGAAATTTGATAAAAGTGCAACAGTAATCATCATAAGTTCAAAAGGTGAGGAGGATGTAGTAAGAAGAGCTCTTTTAAAAGGGGCAAAAGATTTTATTGTGAAAGATTTAGAGATTGAAAAGTGGTCCAAAAGATTTGATAATGTTATAAAAGAATTTGAGAAAAAGAATTCAAAGAAAAGTGTATTTGCAAATGTAAAAAACTACATTAATAGATTAAAAAGACAGTAA
- the crcB gene encoding fluoride efflux transporter CrcB, with translation MNYLIVGVGGVIGAILRYIVGKIFREVMDKDHPAATLFINVIGSFLIGYLSTNHLSSEYKLFLMTGLLGGFTTYSAFMIETSRYIKREKHTKAFIYVFVSIIFGIVAAGVGIWLASFI, from the coding sequence ATGAACTATCTCATTGTTGGAGTTGGTGGGGTAATTGGAGCAATCTTGAGATATATAGTTGGGAAAATATTTAGAGAGGTAATGGATAAAGACCATCCTGCTGCTACATTGTTTATAAACGTGATAGGGAGCTTTTTAATAGGATATTTGTCAACAAACCATCTTTCGAGTGAATACAAACTTTTTCTGATGACTGGTCTTCTTGGCGGATTCACCACATACTCTGCGTTTATGATTGAGACATCAAGGTATATAAAGAGAGAAAAACACACGAAGGCTTTTATTTATGTATTTGTCTCTATCATTTTTGGAATAGTTGCAGCTGGTGTGGGAATTTGGTTAGCAAGCTTTATCTAA
- a CDS encoding PAS domain-containing protein — protein sequence MNVEKKRGKELIENNKVKFFVENLKDYFGNMNEYVVVVWDEEGVILEYKENGEKLLGYFPDQIEGKKWLDVLIDDREREEMEWVCRKLESINFKVKLIFRRHQCGKINLGAFFVF from the coding sequence ATGAACGTTGAAAAGAAAAGGGGTAAAGAGTTAATAGAAAACAATAAAGTTAAATTTTTTGTTGAGAATCTTAAAGATTATTTCGGTAACATGAATGAATATGTTGTAGTGGTTTGGGACGAAGAAGGAGTAATCTTGGAATACAAAGAAAATGGCGAGAAATTATTAGGGTATTTTCCTGACCAAATAGAGGGCAAAAAGTGGTTAGATGTTTTAATTGATGACAGAGAAAGAGAAGAGATGGAATGGGTTTGTAGAAAATTAGAGAGTATAAATTTCAAAGTGAAACTCATTTTTAGAAGGCACCAATGTGGTAAAATAAATTTAGGTGCCTTTTTTGTTTTTTAG